From a single Chitinophaga sp. Cy-1792 genomic region:
- a CDS encoding TlpA disulfide reductase family protein, whose amino-acid sequence MKKSPRKFAALIIISLVLIFSVQVMAQKPIRRGPASTEEIAKARAVVTANIDSFKAHRSYIFAMGIDNPLVVSEYKAWMKKYPNNVNIPLAVGTVFYTNEMPQAREFLLKASSMTPGNAKVWSMLADDALCRGEQAQFREFLRKATLADTTNAGYAGAYLRTFRDDNAAEYKHKVYEFVKRFPESDYGAWVLCELAEATADLNVKIGYYEDLRKLYPPQKFGWSAAGMTALADIYLQTDLQKALILTDEMGDGKDWKLRRQIAESLISINKLQQEKNYPAAMLEFDKIKLPRYNDISDYIALKGASLLDESGNVKAAYDSLAVIFAKNPTDKLYTALTLYGEKSGKNKDQVDQEIEMIRNEAAVSAYPFDLDLYTGKGKLKLNDLKGKVVLLTFWFPGCNPCKAEFPHFEAVLKKINSENVAYVGINIAPEQDPYVTTLIKNNKYSFIPLHGNEAFAEKNYGVYAAPQNFLIDQDGKIIYKNFRINEKNHRTLELMILSLLKKSANRS is encoded by the coding sequence ATGAAGAAAAGCCCACGTAAATTTGCTGCCTTAATAATTATTTCATTAGTACTTATTTTCTCTGTGCAGGTGATGGCTCAGAAACCTATACGGAGAGGCCCTGCATCCACCGAGGAAATTGCTAAAGCGAGGGCAGTTGTAACAGCTAATATTGACAGCTTCAAAGCCCATCGGTCTTACATATTTGCTATGGGTATCGATAACCCGCTTGTTGTAAGTGAATATAAAGCATGGATGAAGAAGTACCCAAATAATGTGAATATTCCCCTTGCTGTTGGTACAGTTTTTTATACGAATGAAATGCCGCAGGCCAGGGAGTTTTTGCTGAAAGCTTCGTCAATGACGCCTGGTAATGCGAAGGTTTGGTCTATGTTGGCAGATGATGCGCTTTGTAGGGGGGAACAAGCTCAATTCAGGGAGTTTCTCAGAAAGGCAACATTGGCTGACACAACTAATGCAGGCTATGCCGGTGCGTATCTCAGGACTTTCCGGGATGATAATGCTGCGGAATACAAACACAAAGTATATGAATTTGTAAAGCGTTTTCCCGAAAGTGACTATGGTGCCTGGGTTTTATGCGAGTTAGCCGAAGCGACAGCAGACCTGAATGTTAAAATAGGATATTATGAAGACCTGCGTAAATTGTACCCTCCGCAAAAATTTGGATGGTCAGCAGCAGGAATGACGGCCTTAGCGGATATTTACCTGCAAACAGACCTGCAAAAAGCGCTGATATTGACAGATGAAATGGGAGATGGGAAAGATTGGAAACTCCGGAGACAAATAGCTGAATCATTGATTAGTATCAATAAACTCCAACAAGAAAAGAATTATCCCGCTGCAATGCTGGAATTTGATAAAATAAAACTTCCACGATACAATGATATTAGTGATTATATCGCATTGAAAGGTGCTTCCCTGCTTGATGAATCAGGCAACGTGAAGGCTGCCTATGATAGTCTTGCTGTTATATTCGCAAAAAATCCCACTGATAAGCTCTATACAGCGCTCACATTATATGGTGAGAAATCAGGAAAGAATAAAGACCAGGTTGATCAGGAAATTGAAATGATAAGAAACGAAGCAGCTGTTTCTGCTTATCCTTTTGATCTTGATCTATATACCGGTAAAGGCAAACTGAAGTTGAATGACTTGAAAGGCAAGGTGGTACTACTTACATTTTGGTTCCCTGGTTGCAACCCCTGCAAAGCCGAATTTCCACATTTCGAAGCAGTTCTTAAAAAAATTAACAGCGAAAATGTCGCTTATGTAGGCATTAATATAGCGCCGGAACAAGATCCATATGTAACCACGCTTATAAAAAACAATAAATATTCCTTTATACCACTACATGGAAATGAGGCCTTTGCAGAGAAAAATTATGGTGTTTATGCAGCGCCTCAGAATTTTTTAATCGACCAGGACGGGAAGATTATTTATAAGAATTTCCGCATCAACGAAAAGAATCATCGTACACTGGAATTAATGATATTGTCGTTGTTAAAAAAAAGCGCAAATAGAAGTTAG
- a CDS encoding HNH endonuclease encodes MDLVRSVLDIVENVNHFKNDIQSVRNKKSLFYFRVYKYFGDWYYFPNEEIFIPSKFLGYKNNRITNYAGSGHGGITKKILFNYFEEVPKGTSRFNELLEQLITFSEKLGCHVGQKVSGKGGIYLEKHPYLITNQLSINDRLLKICENDIASYKEEENYSSFEGAVSQQLVNKYERDPKLRAAAIKYHGVICKVCNFDFQKYYGNHGKDYIEVHHLKPLHQLNGQKKIDPKIDMTVLCANCHRMIHRDTQNSLSLTELEAMVLHKHSY; translated from the coding sequence ATGGATTTAGTAAGAAGTGTTCTGGATATTGTTGAGAATGTAAATCATTTTAAGAATGATATTCAATCTGTAAGAAATAAGAAGAGCTTATTTTATTTCAGGGTATACAAATATTTTGGTGACTGGTATTATTTCCCTAATGAAGAAATATTTATCCCAAGTAAATTTTTGGGTTATAAGAACAATCGAATAACGAATTATGCAGGATCGGGGCATGGGGGAATAACAAAAAAAATATTATTCAACTATTTTGAAGAAGTACCAAAAGGTACTTCCAGATTTAATGAACTGCTGGAGCAACTGATTACTTTTTCAGAGAAACTTGGATGTCACGTAGGGCAAAAGGTAAGTGGAAAGGGGGGGATTTATCTGGAGAAACATCCATACCTAATCACTAACCAGCTTTCAATTAATGACAGACTGCTAAAGATATGTGAAAATGACATTGCCTCTTACAAAGAGGAGGAGAATTATTCATCCTTTGAGGGCGCTGTTTCTCAACAACTAGTTAATAAATATGAAAGAGATCCCAAATTAAGGGCAGCAGCTATTAAATATCATGGAGTCATTTGCAAAGTATGCAATTTTGATTTTCAGAAATATTATGGCAATCATGGAAAGGATTATATAGAAGTACATCATTTAAAACCACTGCATCAATTAAATGGGCAAAAGAAGATTGATCCAAAAATAGATATGACTGTCCTATGCGCTAATTGTCATCGAATGATACATAGAGATACCCAAAATAGCCTTTCACTTACAGAATTAGAGGCTATGGTACTGCATAAGCATTCTTACTAA
- a CDS encoding BrxA/BrxB family bacilliredoxin: MNEKEPYCQQGPFNSIRATGYISVVASVFAGQDLEATARFRIHLADIPPSSSSIALFKDNELVLFKLSGRQNTN; the protein is encoded by the coding sequence TTGAATGAGAAAGAGCCTTACTGTCAGCAAGGCCCTTTCAATTCGATCAGGGCAACTGGATACATTTCTGTTGTAGCAAGTGTCTTCGCCGGCCAGGATCTGGAAGCTACTGCACGTTTCAGAATTCATCTTGCAGACATTCCTCCTTCTTCATCTTCTATTGCATTGTTCAAAGACAATGAGCTGGTTTTGTTTAAGTTGTCGGGGCGACAAAATACAAACTAA